From the Paenibacillus sp. MMS20-IR301 genome, the window CTGCGGATTGACAGCAAACATTAACGGATCAGATACCGGAAGTATCAGGAGCTGATCCCATAGACCCAGCCGCTTAAGCAGGGAATAGCCGCCAAGCTCAGTAATCCATTTCTCATTGCCGGTCAGTTGAAAGCTTCGTTCAGGTGCGGGAACCGGGATATCAGGGAATCCATGGGTGTGCAAAAAATGATCAATCCGTTCGATCCACGGCCGGTCCTGCACAAATTGCTGCTCGGATAACGCAAAATAGCTGTCCAGCCCAATCGCCGGATGAAGTTTCAGGCGATACTGCTGCAGCTGATGGTTGTGACGCGCCATTATATATTGCTTATTCACACGGTAACGATAACCTAGCGACGGCTGCTTCATCGTACGGCCGGCGGATTTCACAGGTTCCAGCACTCCGCTACTCTCCAGTTCCATTACAGCCCCTGCAAAGTCGCGGGGATCGGCTGCTCTGCCTGCAAACAACTGCTCCAGTTCCTCAAGTGTTATGGTTGTTTTTTTGTAGTCACTAAGATGTTCCTCAATCATGGATTTGATTATCATATGGAGAACTCCTGCACTAAATTAATGATTATAATTATAACATAGCCTGTTTGACCATATATTCTTTATATCATCCCAATTTTGTCCCTAAGACCGGCACTCTGGTGCCTTTCTGCAGGCTTAACGTCTCTCCTGTCCGTAAAGCTAGGCTAGTCACTTGAGCGACCGTTGCGTGACTGGCTACTTTCTTAACTGAGGGCCCATTCAGCCCATTTACCTGCATAGCCGCTCATTGTACATGATTTCCGGTCGCTAGCGCCATTTTAATCACTAGGCATAGCCGCATCCCTGCTATTATAATAGCTCCACGCAACAACCGTAGCGCTATCCCTGCCCTGTCCCTGATGGACACCCTTCAATAAATCATCTACACACTTCTCCAACCCCTCCTCGTTCCTAAAAGCAAGGTACAGCTTCCGCGGGTCCTCCAGTACCCTCTCCCCATACTCCAGAAGACCGTCCGTAGTCATCGCGATCACGTTATGGCCAGGCCGCAGCTCCCGTATTCCTGAGGAGTAGCACGCTACTGGCTGGTCAAAGATGTTCACAGAGCCGATCCACTCATAGTAGTTACGCTGGTTCAATAAGTATTGTCCCCGTGCAGCCAAGTCCGGATGTAGCAAATACAGCGAGTTGTCTCCCACCGAGAACCACCAGACATAATTCTCCTTACGGGCACAGATCAGGCATGCCGTCTCCCCTGTAACCTCCTTACACTGACGGATGAATTCCTCCGACTTGAAAATAGAGAGCAGAAACCGTTCCAGCGCGGCAAAAGCTTCGTTCACCGGCAGCGACAACAGCCTGATTATGTCCGCCTCCTCACTGCCTAGGGCACAGACCAGCAGCTCCGCACTCTCGGCAGTATGATGCGCATCCAGGAGCATGACGAATTCCCAGCTGCCTTCCGGTTCATTTAGCACATAGGCACCGTCTTCATTTTTAACTGCGCCTGCTGCTGTGCTCCCGCCGTATCGGCCGATTACCATGCTTTTATGTGCAGTTGTCAGCACAGTATCCAGAAGCATATCTTCACTGCCCACCCAACTGAACTTAAACCGTCCCTGTCCCATGCTCCCCCTCCTATCTCTATCTATATGATCATGCTAACGATTACGTTGAGCAATGAAAGTATAATAACGCTCCATTTCTTCACCGTCCGGATCATTATCACTCAGGAATACGGTTTCACCAGTCTCAATGTTCAGATAAAAATCAATTCCGTCAACATAAGTGTCATACGTATCTACAAGCTCCCTCATTTGCTGGATCTTAATTTCAGATCATGCAGAGGTTGTAATTGGCTCTCAGCCTCATGCTCTTCCCAGGTTATTCCGAAGGGAGCTCCCCCCTCTGTATATCCGGCGATAAAATAAAAATTCTCGTCTTGCTCCAGTACATCGTCCGCAATAGAATCTGCTACATGCTTGCGCTGGTTCTTTTTACCTGACAAATTAAGCACTCCTTCCAGAAGTTTCATTTCCCAAAGAATAGCACACCGTTCATCCGATATAAATATCGTAGTTAATTATTTACAAAGGAGATATGTAATTGTAATGAACAATCTTATCCGAAGACCATGGCTTAGAATTACCCAGACAGGGATGCTGCTTGTGATCGTAATGTCAGCTATAGTGTGGGCAGGAGCTTCAGAGGCAGATGCAGCCTCCGGCAGGTACCGGCTGGAAGCGGAATTCGATTATTTACCGAATGCAGATCTGAGCGCCGCAATCCCGACTGTAACCGTACATAAGACTGATCTGGATAACGGCAATTTGGACAACCAGACCTATAGTTTCCCGGAGGCAGGAATCAAGGTTCCTGACAATACAGGCTATTACATAGACGATGGTGACAAAAGCGGCAAACCTTATACTTTTTATCCCACGGCCTGCGGCTATTCCTACGGAACCTACACACTATCTAACAGCAACGGGGATAAAGCCTACGATATCTATTGTGATATGACCCGTAAGAATGGTACCAAATCCGATGATCCGCAGGCGGCTACCTACACCTTCCGGCTCTATGAGTTTGATCTGAAGACACACAAGCTTTCCCTGCTTCAGACCCTCAAATCCCAAAAGAATTATTCAATGCTTGCGCTGTTTCCTGAATTCGGGGGATATGCGGTTTATCCGGACGGGCTCACTCATGAGCTTCCGTACAATACAAGAACGACAAGTATTTATTCTTTCAAGGGGAATAAGCTGCTGGCCAAAGTCTATGGCTCCCCCAAGCAGAACGATAACACCCCTGCCCTGAGCAATCCCAATTCAATAACTTATAAAGAGTACACACGGCTGACCGATAACAAGAAGGATTTTTATGCCATTACTATGAAGCAGATTCCGAATACCTCATATGTCTCGTCCAGTGCCGGGAATTTCAAGGAAGAGCTGTATGAGCTGCTGCCAAACGGCACGAAGCAGAAGGTTAAAGGCTACGCAGATTCTGTAATGACACTATGGAAAAAGAAGATTGGCAGCATCACCTATGCCCAATATTATCAAAAAGGAACCAGCCGCCTCATGGTCGGAACAGTCAAAGGAAACAGTTATACCCCCTTGAATCTTTCTAACACCAAAGCCTATGGCGAATTCACACCTGATTCGGCGTACCTCATCATTACGGAATCACCTGTTAAGCCTGCCGCAGGCAGTAAAGGTGCACAATATACTACAGCAGTATATGATACCAAAACAGGAAAACTGATGTACCGGCTTCCGGCATTTTATCCGACAAGCCCTGAACATAGTTACCAGTTCACTAATAATGATCTCGCCAGCCTTCATTTCCGGGACTTTAACCTGGACGGATATCTGCATATTCCCAGCGGTCTGGTCACCAGAGTTACGCAGTACACAGATTATGAAGATCCGAGCAGCTATAGCCTTACCGGCGACACGAAAAATCTGATCAGCTACAAAACACCGCCCCAGCTGTTTATTGACGGCAAACAGGCATCATACAAAGGCCAAGGCCCTTTCCTGACCGATAAATATGTATGGTATATGTCGGTCAGTGACTATGCAAGCGCTGTTCAGGCGACACTCACTAGAGTATCCGGCAGCACCGTGCTTACCAGAGGGAAATATACCTTCAAGCTATCGGATCAGGACAAGGCTCTGCTGAAGATAGGCGGGAGCAATTTTGCACCGATTGAGACAATGAACAATAGTCTGGGAATTGCCGCAGCGTTCCATGAGCATAGGTATGTTTACGGGTCTAATTTCACTTACGACCGTATAGTAATGTTCTCGAAGGATTTCTCCGAAGAGCAATTCCATGCATCATTCCCGGATGCCGGACATCCGGAGAAATACACGGACATGACCACGTACACCATGTCAGGCACTGCACCTGTGGCCGGTAAGTCAGATGAAGAGCATACTTATGAAGTCTATGACAGAATTCATCTCGTCTTTGGGGACGGTAAATTGACAGCAGCGGGTTTCGGAACCTCCAGGCTGACCAAGCCGCTCCGGGATGTAATGATTAATGATGGTAAGCCAGGTGATATCGTCACCGCTTATGGAACCCCAAAGGTATATAACAGCGGAAACAACGTACTCCGTACCTACAGTTTGCCTTATAGTACTCTGCTGTTCCAGAGCAGCGGCAACACCATTAATGGAATGTTCTATATCTTTAAGTAAAAATTAAGGGGGCTTCCGGATTACAGAAGCCCCCTTTTTTTACATCCGTTTGTGAACGGCAGCAATCAATCCACCTTAGCCCCATAAGAACGCATAAACAGCACCGCCTGTTCCATATCCATCCGCACGCCCTTAACATCCAGCGATTTCATATCCACACCTGTGAGGTCCGCTCCCCGGAGGTCCGCACCGGCAAGCTTGGCCCGGATAAGCGTGGCCCGCTCCAAGTGGCAATCCCGGAGATCCGCCTTCGTCAGATCGGTATCGGACAGGTCGGCTTCGAAGAAACGCACGCCGCGCAAATCCTGCTTGCTCAGCTTGGCATGCCGCAGATTTGTGTAGGACCAGTCGCCGCCGCCGAGCGTAATGCCGTCAATCTGGGCGCCGGAGAAATCTGAGCCCGTCATTTTGCAGGAGAGGAATTTGGACACAAAGAGGTTCGCGCCACT encodes:
- a CDS encoding Wadjet anti-phage system protein JetD domain-containing protein; this encodes MIIKSMIEEHLSDYKKTTITLEELEQLFAGRAADPRDFAGAVMELESSGVLEPVKSAGRTMKQPSLGYRYRVNKQYIMARHNHQLQQYRLKLHPAIGLDSYFALSEQQFVQDRPWIERIDHFLHTHGFPDIPVPAPERSFQLTGNEKWITELGGYSLLKRLGLWDQLLILPVSDPLMFAVNPQVWTNPAPPRCLHFIVENKTTFQALLPVLPSSSFSTLIYGCGNKITGNLDMFTLQYPVTGSEHVFYYFGDLDYEGIRIWYDADKRLAMIPALPFYDACLAKPCVPGKSNQRRNEEAVQAFSNWFPQEQQGQIENTLSSGSYYPQETLMTHELQHIWGSGAWKQWTDLN
- a CDS encoding protein phosphatase 2C domain-containing protein, translated to MGQGRFKFSWVGSEDMLLDTVLTTAHKSMVIGRYGGSTAAGAVKNEDGAYVLNEPEGSWEFVMLLDAHHTAESAELLVCALGSEEADIIRLLSLPVNEAFAALERFLLSIFKSEEFIRQCKEVTGETACLICARKENYVWWFSVGDNSLYLLHPDLAARGQYLLNQRNYYEWIGSVNIFDQPVACYSSGIRELRPGHNVIAMTTDGLLEYGERVLEDPRKLYLAFRNEEGLEKCVDDLLKGVHQGQGRDSATVVAWSYYNSRDAAMPSD
- a CDS encoding pentapeptide repeat-containing protein; translated protein: MYQYKDREFSHVHFDGQDLRYGELISCTFEKCTFMNTSMEEIDTSYCRFIECDFKGVSLNSSIHTESAFENCKFSGANLFVSKFLSCKMTGSDFSGAQIDGITLGGGDWSYTNLRHAKLSKQDLRGVRFFEADLSDTDLTKADLRDCHLERATLIRAKLAGADLRGADLTGVDMKSLDVKGVRMDMEQAVLFMRSYGAKVD